From Coleofasciculaceae cyanobacterium, the proteins below share one genomic window:
- the ilvN gene encoding acetolactate synthase small subunit, translated as MKQTISVLVEDEAGVLTRIAGLFARRGFNIESLAVGPAEQVGVSRITMVVPGDEKVVEQLIKQLYKLISVLKVQDISQQPCVERELMLIKVNATASNRAEVIQLAQIFRARVVDLSEEALTLEVVGDPGKIVAIIQMLNKFGIREIARTGKIALIRESKVNTEYLKSLEAKVTL; from the coding sequence ATCAAGCAAACTATTTCTGTCTTAGTAGAAGACGAAGCAGGAGTTTTAACGCGCATTGCAGGATTATTTGCTCGCCGTGGTTTTAACATTGAAAGTCTGGCGGTAGGTCCTGCCGAACAAGTAGGTGTCTCGCGGATTACAATGGTTGTACCTGGAGATGAAAAAGTTGTTGAGCAGCTAATTAAACAGCTATATAAATTGATTAGCGTACTGAAGGTACAGGATATCAGCCAGCAGCCTTGTGTGGAAAGAGAGTTAATGCTAATTAAAGTTAACGCCACCGCTTCTAATCGGGCTGAAGTAATTCAGCTAGCGCAAATTTTTCGCGCCAGGGTGGTCGATCTTTCTGAAGAAGCCTTAACTCTTGAGGTTGTAGGCGATCCTGGCAAAATCGTCGCGATTATTCAAATGTTGAATAAGTTTGGGATTCGTGAAATTGCTCGCACCGGGAAAATTGCTTTAATCAGAGAATCTAAAGTCAACACAGAATATCTTAAGTCTCTTGAAGCGAAGGTAACTCTTTGA
- the metG gene encoding methionine--tRNA ligase — protein sequence MNNHDHNHKFSLTTPLYYVNGVPHIGSAYTTIVADALARFQRLQGKSVLLITGTDEHGQKIQRTAVEQNLDPQVHCDRIVDSFKSLWDKLDIKYDRFNRTTAPNHQKIVNEFFERVWEQGDIYLDRQQGWYCVSCEEFKEERDLIENHHCAIHTNKPAEWRDEENYFFRLSKYQQQLEELYQSQPDFIQPASRRNEVLNFVKQGLKDFSISRVNLDWGFPVPVDQKHTIYVWFDALLGYVTALLEPDQEPTLDNALSQWWPINLHLIGKDILRFHAVYWPAMLASAGLPFPKRVFGHGFLTKDGLKMGKTLGNTIDPFKLVDRYGADAVRYYFLKEIELGKDGDFNETRFINVLNNDLADVLGNSLNRTLGMLKKYCQSTVPQLSSADYSSDHPLKSIGLDLGDRVNQAYENLQVSQACEAVLTLVRAVNKYIDDSAPWKLFKQKQQAEVEQILYAVLESIRLSAYLLSPVIPITSSKIYQQLGFDWDFNSDRLAQIKDFHLHSKWGKLSTNKTLGKASPVFSKLELPLED from the coding sequence ATGAATAATCACGACCATAACCATAAATTCTCCTTAACTACTCCCCTTTATTATGTCAACGGTGTCCCTCACATCGGCAGTGCCTACACTACCATTGTGGCAGATGCGTTAGCCAGATTTCAGCGATTACAAGGCAAATCAGTCCTGTTGATTACAGGAACAGATGAACACGGACAAAAAATTCAGCGTACTGCTGTCGAACAAAACTTAGATCCCCAGGTTCATTGCGATCGCATTGTCGATAGTTTTAAATCTCTGTGGGACAAATTAGACATTAAATACGATCGCTTTAATCGTACCACCGCACCCAATCACCAAAAAATTGTCAATGAGTTTTTTGAGCGGGTTTGGGAGCAAGGCGATATCTACCTCGATCGCCAGCAAGGTTGGTACTGTGTATCTTGCGAAGAGTTTAAAGAAGAACGAGATTTAATTGAAAACCATCACTGCGCGATTCATACTAATAAACCAGCAGAATGGCGTGATGAGGAAAATTATTTTTTTCGTCTCTCTAAATATCAACAGCAGCTAGAAGAACTTTATCAGTCTCAACCAGACTTTATTCAGCCAGCTAGCCGACGTAATGAGGTGCTTAACTTTGTCAAGCAAGGGTTAAAGGATTTTTCGATTTCTCGCGTCAATTTAGACTGGGGTTTCCCTGTTCCTGTAGACCAAAAGCATACTATTTATGTTTGGTTTGATGCGCTTCTAGGCTACGTAACGGCCTTATTAGAACCCGACCAAGAGCCTACCTTAGACAATGCTCTATCGCAATGGTGGCCGATAAATTTACATTTAATTGGTAAAGATATATTAAGATTTCATGCAGTTTACTGGCCTGCTATGTTAGCCTCTGCTGGTTTGCCTTTCCCAAAAAGGGTGTTTGGTCATGGTTTTCTAACCAAAGATGGGCTAAAAATGGGCAAAACTTTGGGTAATACCATCGATCCTTTTAAGTTGGTCGATAGATATGGTGCAGACGCTGTACGCTATTACTTTCTCAAGGAAATTGAACTAGGTAAAGACGGCGATTTTAACGAGACTCGTTTTATAAATGTGCTTAATAACGATTTGGCTGACGTTCTGGGTAATTCGCTTAATCGTACCTTGGGAATGTTAAAAAAATATTGCCAGAGTACTGTTCCGCAATTAAGCAGTGCTGACTATAGTTCAGACCATCCCCTAAAAAGTATTGGTCTGGATTTGGGCGATCGCGTCAACCAAGCTTATGAAAATCTTCAAGTTAGTCAAGCTTGTGAAGCAGTTTTGACCCTGGTGCGGGCTGTTAATAAATATATTGACGATAGCGCGCCCTGGAAGCTTTTCAAGCAAAAACAACAGGCTGAAGTAGAACAAATTTTATATGCTGTTTTAGAGTCTATACGTCTATCTGCCTATCTTTTATCTCCTGTCATTCCCATTACCAGCAGCAAAATTTATCAGCAGTTGGGGTTTGACTGGGATTTTAATAGCGATCGACTGGCGCAGATTAAAGACTTTCACCTTCACTCAAAGTGGGGCAAACTGTCTACTAATAAAACTTTGGGCAAGGCTAGTCCCGTCTTTTCTAAATTAGAATTACCGCTAGAAGATTAA
- a CDS encoding lysophospholipid acyltransferase family protein has translation MLSFTSRLIAQSIISTVNLNLTQSYTDRIPTDIPTIVISNHRSFLDAPILIKSIPNTLRIACHHYMGQTPGVREIINSLGCFPLAEADRRQKQFFEQANYLLTSRQWVGLFPEGTKPMIEPTAPDEINEFHRGFAHLAWKTPVANLAVLPVAIASLSETNYPSIPIRWLKQFDRDEPFFERQGLHPMLVYHRAQVLIGSPYLINQTQKQEYKGKQAKELALDLTHYCQDQITELLREGCY, from the coding sequence ATGCTATCTTTTACATCTCGTTTAATCGCTCAATCGATAATATCGACTGTTAATCTCAATTTAACTCAGTCTTATACCGATCGTATTCCGACTGACATTCCGACTATTGTGATCAGTAATCACCGTAGCTTTCTAGATGCGCCAATTTTAATCAAGTCAATTCCTAATACTTTACGAATCGCCTGTCATCACTACATGGGTCAAACTCCAGGTGTGCGAGAAATAATAAATTCTCTTGGCTGTTTCCCTTTAGCAGAAGCCGATCGCCGCCAAAAACAGTTTTTTGAGCAAGCAAATTATCTTTTAACTTCTAGACAGTGGGTGGGATTATTTCCTGAAGGCACTAAACCGATGATCGAACCTACAGCACCCGATGAAATTAATGAGTTTCATCGCGGTTTTGCTCATTTGGCTTGGAAAACACCTGTGGCAAATTTAGCTGTTTTACCAGTGGCGATCGCGTCTTTGTCCGAAACAAATTATCCTAGTATTCCAATTCGTTGGCTGAAGCAATTTGATCGAGATGAACCCTTTTTTGAGCGACAGGGTTTACATCCAATGTTAGTTTATCACCGTGCCCAAGTATTAATCGGTAGCCCCTACTTGATTAATCAGACTCAAAAACAGGAATATAAAGGAAAACAGGCCAAAGAACTGGCTTTAGATTTAACGCACTATTGCCAGGATCAAATCACTGAGTTACTACGGGAAGGGTGTTATTAA
- a CDS encoding NYN domain-containing protein, giving the protein MLDNFGSDPIFTPEQILENRGRVAIFIDGSNLFYAALQLGIEIDYSKLLYRLTGGSRLLRSFFYTGVDRTNEKQQGFLLWMRRNGYRVIAKDLVQLPDGSKKANLDVEIAVDMMALVAAYDTAVLVSGDGDLAYAVDAVSYRGARVEVVSLRSMTSDSLINVADRYIDLDQIKDDIQKSNKHSDPYRSFTGFGILDD; this is encoded by the coding sequence ATGTTGGATAATTTCGGAAGCGATCCTATTTTTACACCTGAACAAATTCTAGAAAATAGGGGGCGCGTCGCCATTTTTATCGATGGCTCAAATTTATTTTACGCTGCACTGCAACTAGGAATTGAAATTGATTACAGTAAGCTTTTATATCGCTTAACTGGTGGTTCAAGATTGTTGAGATCATTTTTCTATACTGGAGTAGACCGCACCAACGAGAAACAACAGGGCTTTTTACTCTGGATGCGTCGCAATGGATATCGCGTAATCGCTAAAGACCTCGTACAGTTACCCGATGGCTCTAAAAAAGCCAATCTCGATGTCGAAATTGCGGTAGACATGATGGCTCTTGTCGCTGCTTACGACACGGCAGTTTTGGTCAGTGGGGATGGCGATCTAGCTTATGCAGTAGATGCGGTTAGTTATCGAGGAGCAAGGGTAGAGGTAGTTAGCTTGCGTTCGATGACTAGTGACAGTCTGATTAATGTAGCCGATCGCTATATCGATTTAGATCAGATCAAAGACGATATTCAAAAAAGCAATAAGCACAGCGATCCCTACCGCAGTTTTACTGGATTTGGCATTTTAGATGATTAA
- a CDS encoding alpha/beta hydrolase, which translates to MNFKSSVNFIDPREINRDAPLFVYLPGMDGTGKLLQRQSNNLAANFDLRCLSIRIDNHSSWSDLARDTVQLIKSELTHKTNSEVYLCGESFGGCLALKTALAEPCIIKKLILVNPASCLNQLPILSWGVNLTSLLPSWVHRYSAAGLLPFLVRLNRINDCDRICLIESMKSIPPHVVSWRLSLLRDFKVTDEELRNLNIPSLIVAGAADDLLPSVEEAQKLTHLLPQAQMTVLPQSGHACLLETEINLYQILVKQNFIPAKYALC; encoded by the coding sequence ATGAATTTTAAATCCAGCGTAAATTTTATCGATCCCAGAGAGATTAATCGGGATGCTCCTCTGTTTGTCTATCTTCCTGGTATGGACGGTACTGGCAAGCTACTGCAAAGGCAGTCTAATAATCTGGCAGCAAATTTTGACTTGCGATGTTTATCAATTCGTATCGACAATCATAGCAGTTGGTCAGATTTAGCTAGAGATACGGTACAGCTAATCAAATCAGAATTAACTCACAAAACCAATTCAGAAGTTTACCTTTGTGGCGAATCTTTTGGTGGCTGTTTAGCCTTAAAAACAGCTTTGGCTGAGCCATGTATAATTAAAAAGCTAATATTAGTTAATCCTGCTTCTTGCTTAAATCAGTTACCTATTTTGAGCTGGGGAGTAAATCTTACTTCTTTGCTGCCATCTTGGGTACACCGCTATTCGGCTGCGGGACTATTACCTTTTTTAGTCCGCTTAAATCGAATTAATGATTGCGATCGCATTTGTCTAATTGAAAGTATGAAATCTATACCGCCTCACGTGGTTAGCTGGCGATTATCTCTGCTGAGAGATTTTAAAGTTACCGATGAGGAATTGCGCAACTTAAATATTCCTAGCTTAATTGTTGCAGGGGCAGCAGATGACTTGTTGCCTTCAGTTGAGGAAGCCCAAAAATTAACCCATCTTTTACCCCAAGCACAAATGACCGTATTGCCTCAAAGTGGTCATGCTTGTCTGTTAGAGACCGAAATCAACCTATATCAGATCTTGGTAAAGCAAAATTTTATCCCAGCTAAGTATGCTCTTTGTTAG